A portion of the Salmo trutta chromosome 1, fSalTru1.1, whole genome shotgun sequence genome contains these proteins:
- the LOC115199851 gene encoding myocardin-related transcription factor A isoform X3, which yields MEAQAGEGPGPSGSAPASSDSAPSPHSEAVTNELQELSLQPAPKLLPLRDRKNVLQLKLQQRRTREELVSQGIMPPLKSPAAFHEQRRSLERARTEDYLKRKIRSRPERSELVRMHILEDHVPDGCWLANPLCAVCSETSAEPSLQAKQLQLKRARLADDLNDKISHRPGPMELIHKNILPVHSSIKQAIIETDFPKVAGEISSFDEDSSDTLSPDQPIGQESPLGHGPLPSPPDALACNSTPTQFLTPVPPPPPPLPPFYGPCQPVKLSNGTAVLRAAPALNKSQPKPTSERPPQRSKKPKDNKPKVRKLKYHQYIPPDQKADHEPPPQLDSTYAKILHQQQLFLQLQIINQQQQHYNYHTILPAPPKPQTDQPLPTNGPSPSPAVPAPSTSSSSQSAPSRQSDTHVGGATPGSLPPNLDDLKVAELKHELKLRSLPVSGTKNDLIERLRNYQAQQNSRGGGSATTTTAGGATGSGAGAPKTNHPTQQQQKQLLKQQQLSQHQALSSVVHQSGDAGVVTLATFPFMTTAPQQIMHFGSTSSSPPVSPAPSDRSLAGMSPDETSCNGDAFGEMHRGTIKEELSGSTPTACQFSMAALQKRLQVAPPSVNKDQMLQEKDKQIEELTCMLRQKQRLVETLRVQLEQGKRGGRDALPEPLGLVRVKEEPPDIPSIPSTFCPNARSPTPSQCHMEVTKMTIKQEVGDVEEAVEPSLEAPPQQVQLEQIQAQQRSQLEQLKVQQTQQINALQLAQQQALQQLLLQQNQQNLQKHRSLQRKKKSHKQQLKQQQQQQQLLSQQPQQIQSKNQQLLQSKHQQQQILQAQQQQQQILQAQQQQQLKSQQVSQMFLNLQSSSTTSFPLDLLKTHSTPTLVTDSNGNHFLIALTNHHAESQGSDTPQGTPQGKATNHIILQRLQSTPTKLPSQSPLQLSNSDTQSKPKTQPGLVKQPTRKGQKAGLQVSTKHSPGVALSFSAPPNLQPFFPNDDSSASEKDASPSPPAQTEDLSPGLDHEPLFSPPSPKQTPSPNPPDDKDNGSTQHMDDLFDILIQTGEISATFKPAPDPSLARLRPNTPSPSHSQAPSPLQLQLHFSPSTPPEPSTPQPGPGEEEELQAPATVDQDVSNTGNGRLEDFLESTTGKPLLGVEPGGPLTLIDDLHSQMLSTPSILDHTSSPMDTYELSGYTANPPGLDFGDHALDSMDWLDITMGGASNEIAGLAPLGPLGPHTPPSVFSADFLDSSDLQLHWDSCL from the exons cgcTGAAAAGTCCAGCTGCCTTCCACGAACAGAGACGAAGTTTAGAGCGAGCGCGG aCTGAAGACTACCTAAAGAGGAAGATCCGAAGTCGGCCGGAGAGGTCGGAGCTGGTCAGGATGCACATTCTGGAGG ATCACGTGCCTGATGGTTGTTGGCTGGCTAACCCGCTGTGTGCTGTGTGTTCAGAGACGTCGGCGGAACCCTCCCTCCAGGCCAAACAACTGCAGTTGAAGAGGGCCCGTCTGGCTGACGACCTCAACGACAAGATCTCCCACCGGCCCGGCCCCATGGAGCTCATTCACAAGAACATCCTGCCTGTACACAGCAGCATCAAACAGGCCATCATAG agACAGACTTCCCCAAGGTTGCTGGGGAGATATCCTCCTTTGATGAGGACAGTAGTGATACTCTCTCTCCTGATCAGCCCATTGGTCAGGAGTCTCCTCTGGGCCACGGCCCTCTGCCCTCTCCCCCCGACGCCCTAGCTTGCAACAGCACCCCCACACAGTTTCTCACTCCGGTTCCCCCGccaccccctcctcttcctcccttctaTGGGCCCTGCCAACCAGTGAAGTTGAGCAATGGGACAGCAGTTCTGAGAGCCGCCCCTGCACTGAACAAG TCCCAGCCAAAGCCCACCTCAGAGCGCCCACCTCAGCGATCCAAGAAGCCCAAGGACAACAAGCCCAAGGTGAGGAAGCTGAAGTACCACCAGTACATCCCCCCGGACCAGAAGGCCGACCACGAGCCGCCCCCTCAGCTGGACTCCACCTACGCCAAGATCCTCCACCAGCAGCAGCTCTTCCTCCAGCTGCAGATCATCAACCAGCAGCAGCAACACTACAACTACCACACCATCCTTCCTGCACCGCccaa ACCACAAACAGATCAACCACTTCCCACCAAtggcccctctccttctccggcCGTACCCGCCCCCTCGACATCCTCCTCCAGTCAAAGTGCACCAAGCCGGCAGAGTGACACACATGTGGGAGGGGCCACACCAGGTTCTTTGCCTCCTAACCTGGACGACCTGAAG GTGGCTGAACTGAAGCATGAGCTCAAACTGCGGAGCTTGCCTGTATCAGGCACCAAGAATGACCTCATCGAGCGGTTGAGGAACTACCAGGCTCAGCAGAACAGTCGTGGTGGTGGTAGTGCAACAACTACAACAGcagggggtgccacagggtcaGGGGCCGGAGCTCCCAAAACCAACCacccaacacaacaacaacaaaaacaactacTAAAACAACAGCAACTTTCCCaacaccaggccctgtcctctgTGGTCCACCAATCAGGAGATGCAGGTGTGGTAACCTTGGCAACCTTCCCGTTCATGACCACTGCTCCACAGCAGATCATGCACTTCGGCAGCACTAGCTCCTCCCCGCCTGTCTCTCCTGCCCCTTCGGACCGCTCGCTAGCTGGGATGAGCCCAGACGAGACGAGCTGTAATGGAGACGCATTTGGGGAGATG CATCGTGGCACTATCAAAGAGGAGTTGAGTGGCTCGACCCCAACAGCCTGCCAGTTCTCCATGGCTGCTCTGCAGAAACGCCTGCAAGTAGCACCCCCGTCTGTGAACAAGGACCAGATGCTGCAGGAGAAGGACAAGCAGATCGAGGAGCTGACGTGCATGCTAAGGCAGAAACAGCGGCTGGTGGAGACCCTGCGCGTCCAGCTGGAACAGGGCAAGAGAGGGGGCCGGGACGCCCTCCCAGAACCCCTGGGCCTTGTCAGGGTGAAGGAAGAGCCCCCAGACATACCCAGTATCCCCTCCACATTTTGCCCCAATGCCCGCTCCCCGACCCCTTCCCAGTGCCACATGGAGGTCACCAAGATGACCATCAAGCAGGAGGTCGGGGATGTGGAAGAGGCCGTGGAGCCGTCCTTGGAAGCCCCACCTCAGCAGGTGCAGCTGGAGCAGATCCAGGCGCAGCAGCGGTCGCAGCTGGAGCAGCTGAAGGTGCAGCAGACGCAGCAGATCAACGCGCTGCAGCTGGCACAGCAGCAGGCCCTGCAGCAGCTGCTCCTACAGCAGAACCAGCAGAATCTGCAGAAACACCGCTCACTGCAGAGGAAGAAGAAGTCCCACAAGCAACAGctcaagcagcagcagcagcagcaacagctaCTGTCCCAACAACCACAGCAGATACAATCAAAGAACCAACAGCTGTTACAGTCAAAGCATCAACAACAGCAGATATTGCaggcacaacaacaacaacagcagataTTGCaggcacaacaacaacaacagctgaaGTCACAACAG GTGTCTCAGATGTTCCTCAATCTGCAGTCGAGCTCCACCACTTCCTTCCCCTTGGATCTCCTCAAGACACACTCCACACCTACCCTGGTGACAGACAGCAACGGCAACCATTTCCTCATCGCACTAACCAATCACCATGCCGAGAGCCAAGGGAGTGATACGCCACAAGGCACTCCACAGGGCAAAGCAACCAATCACATCATACTGCAG AGACTGCAGTCAACTCCCACCAAGCTGCCCAGCCAATCCCCTCTTCAGTTGTCCAACAGTGACACCCAATCAAAACCGAAAACTCAACCAGGCCTTGTGAAACAGCCAACCAGAAAG GGACAGAAGGCGGGGCTGCAGGTGTCAACCAAACACTCCCCAGGGgtcgctctctcattctctgcCCCGCCCAATCTCCAGCCTTTCTTCCCCAATGATGACTCCTCCGCTTCTGAAAAAGacgcctccccctctcctccagctcaaACG GAGGATTTGAGTCCAGGTCTTGACCATGAACCCCTGTTCAGCCCTCCTTCTCCCAAACAgacaccctcccctaacccaccgGATGACAAG GATAATGGATCCACCCAGCATATGGACGACCTCTTCGACATCCTGATTCAGACAGGAG aaATCTCAGCCACCTTCAAACCAGCGCCCGACCCTTCCCTGGCGCGACTGCGCCCCAACACCCCTTCCCCTTCCCACTCTCaggccccctcccctctccagctGCAACTCCACTTCTCGCCCTCCACCCCTCCTGAACCCTCCACCCCCCAGCCAGGcccaggggaggaggaggagctgcagGCACCGGCCACCGTTGATCAGGACGTAAGCAACACAGGAAATGGACGTCTGGAGGACTTCTTGGAGAGCACCACGGGCAAACCCCTCCTGGGTGTGGAGCCTGGCGGTCCCCTGACCCTGATTGACGACCTTCACAGTCAAATGCTGAGCACCCCCAGCATCCTGGACCACACATCCTCGCCCATGGACACCTATGAGCTGTCGGGCTACACGGCCAACCCCCCTGGCCTGGACTTCGGAGACCATGCCCTGGACAGCATGGACTGGCTGGATATCACCATGGGAGGGGCAAGCAACGAGATTGCAGGGCTCGCCCCACTGGGTCCCCTGGGCCCCCACACGCCCCCCAGCGTCTTCTCAGCAGACTTTCTGGACAGTTCAGACCTGCAGCTCCACTGGGACTCCTGCTTATAG
- the LOC115199851 gene encoding myocardin-related transcription factor A isoform X2, giving the protein MLDTNPSLHTDSTSFGHPPISNSMDKQRIRLELERRACQSLREVLQLKLQQRRTREELVSQGIMPPLKSPAAFHEQRRSLERARTEDYLKRKIRSRPERSELVRMHILEDHVPDGCWLANPLCAVCSETSAEPSLQAKQLQLKRARLADDLNDKISHRPGPMELIHKNILPVHSSIKQAIIETDFPKVAGEISSFDEDSSDTLSPDQPIGQESPLGHGPLPSPPDALACNSTPTQFLTPVPPPPPPLPPFYGPCQPVKLSNGTAVLRAAPALNKSQPKPTSERPPQRSKKPKDNKPKVRKLKYHQYIPPDQKADHEPPPQLDSTYAKILHQQQLFLQLQIINQQQQHYNYHTILPAPPKPQTDQPLPTNGPSPSPAVPAPSTSSSSQSAPSRQSDTHVGGATPGSLPPNLDDLKVAELKHELKLRSLPVSGTKNDLIERLRNYQAQQNSRGGGSATTTTAGGATGSGAGAPKTNHPTQQQQKQLLKQQQLSQHQALSSVVHQSGDAGVVTLATFPFMTTAPQQIMHFGSTSSSPPVSPAPSDRSLAGMSPDETSCNGDAFGEMVSSPLTQLSLHPSPQHRGTIKEELSGSTPTACQFSMAALQKRLQVAPPSVNKDQMLQEKDKQIEELTCMLRQKQRLVETLRVQLEQGKRGGRDALPEPLGLVRVKEEPPDIPSIPSTFCPNARSPTPSQCHMEVTKMTIKQEVGDVEEAVEPSLEAPPQQVQLEQIQAQQRSQLEQLKVQQTQQINALQLAQQQALQQLLLQQNQQNLQKHRSLQRKKKSHKQQLKQQQQQQQLLSQQPQQIQSKNQQLLQSKHQQQQILQAQQQQQQILQAQQQQQLKSQQVSQMFLNLQSSSTTSFPLDLLKTHSTPTLVTDSNGNHFLIALTNHHAESQGSDTPQGTPQGKATNHIILQRLQSTPTKLPSQSPLQLSNSDTQSKPKTQPGLVKQPTRKGQKAGLQVSTKHSPGVALSFSAPPNLQPFFPNDDSSASEKDASPSPPAQTEDLSPGLDHEPLFSPPSPKQTPSPNPPDDKDNGSTQHMDDLFDILIQTGEISATFKPAPDPSLARLRPNTPSPSHSQAPSPLQLQLHFSPSTPPEPSTPQPGPGEEEELQAPATVDQDVSNTGNGRLEDFLESTTGKPLLGVEPGGPLTLIDDLHSQMLSTPSILDHTSSPMDTYELSGYTANPPGLDFGDHALDSMDWLDITMGGASNEIAGLAPLGPLGPHTPPSVFSADFLDSSDLQLHWDSCL; this is encoded by the exons cgcTGAAAAGTCCAGCTGCCTTCCACGAACAGAGACGAAGTTTAGAGCGAGCGCGG aCTGAAGACTACCTAAAGAGGAAGATCCGAAGTCGGCCGGAGAGGTCGGAGCTGGTCAGGATGCACATTCTGGAGG ATCACGTGCCTGATGGTTGTTGGCTGGCTAACCCGCTGTGTGCTGTGTGTTCAGAGACGTCGGCGGAACCCTCCCTCCAGGCCAAACAACTGCAGTTGAAGAGGGCCCGTCTGGCTGACGACCTCAACGACAAGATCTCCCACCGGCCCGGCCCCATGGAGCTCATTCACAAGAACATCCTGCCTGTACACAGCAGCATCAAACAGGCCATCATAG agACAGACTTCCCCAAGGTTGCTGGGGAGATATCCTCCTTTGATGAGGACAGTAGTGATACTCTCTCTCCTGATCAGCCCATTGGTCAGGAGTCTCCTCTGGGCCACGGCCCTCTGCCCTCTCCCCCCGACGCCCTAGCTTGCAACAGCACCCCCACACAGTTTCTCACTCCGGTTCCCCCGccaccccctcctcttcctcccttctaTGGGCCCTGCCAACCAGTGAAGTTGAGCAATGGGACAGCAGTTCTGAGAGCCGCCCCTGCACTGAACAAG TCCCAGCCAAAGCCCACCTCAGAGCGCCCACCTCAGCGATCCAAGAAGCCCAAGGACAACAAGCCCAAGGTGAGGAAGCTGAAGTACCACCAGTACATCCCCCCGGACCAGAAGGCCGACCACGAGCCGCCCCCTCAGCTGGACTCCACCTACGCCAAGATCCTCCACCAGCAGCAGCTCTTCCTCCAGCTGCAGATCATCAACCAGCAGCAGCAACACTACAACTACCACACCATCCTTCCTGCACCGCccaa ACCACAAACAGATCAACCACTTCCCACCAAtggcccctctccttctccggcCGTACCCGCCCCCTCGACATCCTCCTCCAGTCAAAGTGCACCAAGCCGGCAGAGTGACACACATGTGGGAGGGGCCACACCAGGTTCTTTGCCTCCTAACCTGGACGACCTGAAG GTGGCTGAACTGAAGCATGAGCTCAAACTGCGGAGCTTGCCTGTATCAGGCACCAAGAATGACCTCATCGAGCGGTTGAGGAACTACCAGGCTCAGCAGAACAGTCGTGGTGGTGGTAGTGCAACAACTACAACAGcagggggtgccacagggtcaGGGGCCGGAGCTCCCAAAACCAACCacccaacacaacaacaacaaaaacaactacTAAAACAACAGCAACTTTCCCaacaccaggccctgtcctctgTGGTCCACCAATCAGGAGATGCAGGTGTGGTAACCTTGGCAACCTTCCCGTTCATGACCACTGCTCCACAGCAGATCATGCACTTCGGCAGCACTAGCTCCTCCCCGCCTGTCTCTCCTGCCCCTTCGGACCGCTCGCTAGCTGGGATGAGCCCAGACGAGACGAGCTGTAATGGAGACGCATTTGGGGAGATG GTAAGCTCTCCCCTCACCCAGCTAAGCCTCCATCCCTCCCCACAGCATCGTGGCACTATCAAAGAGGAGTTGAGTGGCTCGACCCCAACAGCCTGCCAGTTCTCCATGGCTGCTCTGCAGAAACGCCTGCAAGTAGCACCCCCGTCTGTGAACAAGGACCAGATGCTGCAGGAGAAGGACAAGCAGATCGAGGAGCTGACGTGCATGCTAAGGCAGAAACAGCGGCTGGTGGAGACCCTGCGCGTCCAGCTGGAACAGGGCAAGAGAGGGGGCCGGGACGCCCTCCCAGAACCCCTGGGCCTTGTCAGGGTGAAGGAAGAGCCCCCAGACATACCCAGTATCCCCTCCACATTTTGCCCCAATGCCCGCTCCCCGACCCCTTCCCAGTGCCACATGGAGGTCACCAAGATGACCATCAAGCAGGAGGTCGGGGATGTGGAAGAGGCCGTGGAGCCGTCCTTGGAAGCCCCACCTCAGCAGGTGCAGCTGGAGCAGATCCAGGCGCAGCAGCGGTCGCAGCTGGAGCAGCTGAAGGTGCAGCAGACGCAGCAGATCAACGCGCTGCAGCTGGCACAGCAGCAGGCCCTGCAGCAGCTGCTCCTACAGCAGAACCAGCAGAATCTGCAGAAACACCGCTCACTGCAGAGGAAGAAGAAGTCCCACAAGCAACAGctcaagcagcagcagcagcagcaacagctaCTGTCCCAACAACCACAGCAGATACAATCAAAGAACCAACAGCTGTTACAGTCAAAGCATCAACAACAGCAGATATTGCaggcacaacaacaacaacagcagataTTGCaggcacaacaacaacaacagctgaaGTCACAACAG GTGTCTCAGATGTTCCTCAATCTGCAGTCGAGCTCCACCACTTCCTTCCCCTTGGATCTCCTCAAGACACACTCCACACCTACCCTGGTGACAGACAGCAACGGCAACCATTTCCTCATCGCACTAACCAATCACCATGCCGAGAGCCAAGGGAGTGATACGCCACAAGGCACTCCACAGGGCAAAGCAACCAATCACATCATACTGCAG AGACTGCAGTCAACTCCCACCAAGCTGCCCAGCCAATCCCCTCTTCAGTTGTCCAACAGTGACACCCAATCAAAACCGAAAACTCAACCAGGCCTTGTGAAACAGCCAACCAGAAAG GGACAGAAGGCGGGGCTGCAGGTGTCAACCAAACACTCCCCAGGGgtcgctctctcattctctgcCCCGCCCAATCTCCAGCCTTTCTTCCCCAATGATGACTCCTCCGCTTCTGAAAAAGacgcctccccctctcctccagctcaaACG GAGGATTTGAGTCCAGGTCTTGACCATGAACCCCTGTTCAGCCCTCCTTCTCCCAAACAgacaccctcccctaacccaccgGATGACAAG GATAATGGATCCACCCAGCATATGGACGACCTCTTCGACATCCTGATTCAGACAGGAG aaATCTCAGCCACCTTCAAACCAGCGCCCGACCCTTCCCTGGCGCGACTGCGCCCCAACACCCCTTCCCCTTCCCACTCTCaggccccctcccctctccagctGCAACTCCACTTCTCGCCCTCCACCCCTCCTGAACCCTCCACCCCCCAGCCAGGcccaggggaggaggaggagctgcagGCACCGGCCACCGTTGATCAGGACGTAAGCAACACAGGAAATGGACGTCTGGAGGACTTCTTGGAGAGCACCACGGGCAAACCCCTCCTGGGTGTGGAGCCTGGCGGTCCCCTGACCCTGATTGACGACCTTCACAGTCAAATGCTGAGCACCCCCAGCATCCTGGACCACACATCCTCGCCCATGGACACCTATGAGCTGTCGGGCTACACGGCCAACCCCCCTGGCCTGGACTTCGGAGACCATGCCCTGGACAGCATGGACTGGCTGGATATCACCATGGGAGGGGCAAGCAACGAGATTGCAGGGCTCGCCCCACTGGGTCCCCTGGGCCCCCACACGCCCCCCAGCGTCTTCTCAGCAGACTTTCTGGACAGTTCAGACCTGCAGCTCCACTGGGACTCCTGCTTATAG
- the LOC115199851 gene encoding myocardin-related transcription factor A isoform X4: MEAQAGEGPGPSGSAPASSDSAPSPHSEAVTNELQELSLQPAPKLLPLRDRKNVLQLKLQQRRTREELVSQGIMPPLKSPAAFHEQRRSLERARTEDYLKRKIRSRPERSELVRMHILEETSAEPSLQAKQLQLKRARLADDLNDKISHRPGPMELIHKNILPVHSSIKQAIIETDFPKVAGEISSFDEDSSDTLSPDQPIGQESPLGHGPLPSPPDALACNSTPTQFLTPVPPPPPPLPPFYGPCQPVKLSNGTAVLRAAPALNKSQPKPTSERPPQRSKKPKDNKPKVRKLKYHQYIPPDQKADHEPPPQLDSTYAKILHQQQLFLQLQIINQQQQHYNYHTILPAPPKPQTDQPLPTNGPSPSPAVPAPSTSSSSQSAPSRQSDTHVGGATPGSLPPNLDDLKVAELKHELKLRSLPVSGTKNDLIERLRNYQAQQNSRGGGSATTTTAGGATGSGAGAPKTNHPTQQQQKQLLKQQQLSQHQALSSVVHQSGDAGVVTLATFPFMTTAPQQIMHFGSTSSSPPVSPAPSDRSLAGMSPDETSCNGDAFGEMVSSPLTQLSLHPSPQHRGTIKEELSGSTPTACQFSMAALQKRLQVAPPSVNKDQMLQEKDKQIEELTCMLRQKQRLVETLRVQLEQGKRGGRDALPEPLGLVRVKEEPPDIPSIPSTFCPNARSPTPSQCHMEVTKMTIKQEVGDVEEAVEPSLEAPPQQVQLEQIQAQQRSQLEQLKVQQTQQINALQLAQQQALQQLLLQQNQQNLQKHRSLQRKKKSHKQQLKQQQQQQQLLSQQPQQIQSKNQQLLQSKHQQQQILQAQQQQQQILQAQQQQQLKSQQVSQMFLNLQSSSTTSFPLDLLKTHSTPTLVTDSNGNHFLIALTNHHAESQGSDTPQGTPQGKATNHIILQRLQSTPTKLPSQSPLQLSNSDTQSKPKTQPGLVKQPTRKGQKAGLQVSTKHSPGVALSFSAPPNLQPFFPNDDSSASEKDASPSPPAQTEDLSPGLDHEPLFSPPSPKQTPSPNPPDDKDNGSTQHMDDLFDILIQTGEISATFKPAPDPSLARLRPNTPSPSHSQAPSPLQLQLHFSPSTPPEPSTPQPGPGEEEELQAPATVDQDVSNTGNGRLEDFLESTTGKPLLGVEPGGPLTLIDDLHSQMLSTPSILDHTSSPMDTYELSGYTANPPGLDFGDHALDSMDWLDITMGGASNEIAGLAPLGPLGPHTPPSVFSADFLDSSDLQLHWDSCL, from the exons cgcTGAAAAGTCCAGCTGCCTTCCACGAACAGAGACGAAGTTTAGAGCGAGCGCGG aCTGAAGACTACCTAAAGAGGAAGATCCGAAGTCGGCCGGAGAGGTCGGAGCTGGTCAGGATGCACATTCTGGAGG AGACGTCGGCGGAACCCTCCCTCCAGGCCAAACAACTGCAGTTGAAGAGGGCCCGTCTGGCTGACGACCTCAACGACAAGATCTCCCACCGGCCCGGCCCCATGGAGCTCATTCACAAGAACATCCTGCCTGTACACAGCAGCATCAAACAGGCCATCATAG agACAGACTTCCCCAAGGTTGCTGGGGAGATATCCTCCTTTGATGAGGACAGTAGTGATACTCTCTCTCCTGATCAGCCCATTGGTCAGGAGTCTCCTCTGGGCCACGGCCCTCTGCCCTCTCCCCCCGACGCCCTAGCTTGCAACAGCACCCCCACACAGTTTCTCACTCCGGTTCCCCCGccaccccctcctcttcctcccttctaTGGGCCCTGCCAACCAGTGAAGTTGAGCAATGGGACAGCAGTTCTGAGAGCCGCCCCTGCACTGAACAAG TCCCAGCCAAAGCCCACCTCAGAGCGCCCACCTCAGCGATCCAAGAAGCCCAAGGACAACAAGCCCAAGGTGAGGAAGCTGAAGTACCACCAGTACATCCCCCCGGACCAGAAGGCCGACCACGAGCCGCCCCCTCAGCTGGACTCCACCTACGCCAAGATCCTCCACCAGCAGCAGCTCTTCCTCCAGCTGCAGATCATCAACCAGCAGCAGCAACACTACAACTACCACACCATCCTTCCTGCACCGCccaa ACCACAAACAGATCAACCACTTCCCACCAAtggcccctctccttctccggcCGTACCCGCCCCCTCGACATCCTCCTCCAGTCAAAGTGCACCAAGCCGGCAGAGTGACACACATGTGGGAGGGGCCACACCAGGTTCTTTGCCTCCTAACCTGGACGACCTGAAG GTGGCTGAACTGAAGCATGAGCTCAAACTGCGGAGCTTGCCTGTATCAGGCACCAAGAATGACCTCATCGAGCGGTTGAGGAACTACCAGGCTCAGCAGAACAGTCGTGGTGGTGGTAGTGCAACAACTACAACAGcagggggtgccacagggtcaGGGGCCGGAGCTCCCAAAACCAACCacccaacacaacaacaacaaaaacaactacTAAAACAACAGCAACTTTCCCaacaccaggccctgtcctctgTGGTCCACCAATCAGGAGATGCAGGTGTGGTAACCTTGGCAACCTTCCCGTTCATGACCACTGCTCCACAGCAGATCATGCACTTCGGCAGCACTAGCTCCTCCCCGCCTGTCTCTCCTGCCCCTTCGGACCGCTCGCTAGCTGGGATGAGCCCAGACGAGACGAGCTGTAATGGAGACGCATTTGGGGAGATG GTAAGCTCTCCCCTCACCCAGCTAAGCCTCCATCCCTCCCCACAGCATCGTGGCACTATCAAAGAGGAGTTGAGTGGCTCGACCCCAACAGCCTGCCAGTTCTCCATGGCTGCTCTGCAGAAACGCCTGCAAGTAGCACCCCCGTCTGTGAACAAGGACCAGATGCTGCAGGAGAAGGACAAGCAGATCGAGGAGCTGACGTGCATGCTAAGGCAGAAACAGCGGCTGGTGGAGACCCTGCGCGTCCAGCTGGAACAGGGCAAGAGAGGGGGCCGGGACGCCCTCCCAGAACCCCTGGGCCTTGTCAGGGTGAAGGAAGAGCCCCCAGACATACCCAGTATCCCCTCCACATTTTGCCCCAATGCCCGCTCCCCGACCCCTTCCCAGTGCCACATGGAGGTCACCAAGATGACCATCAAGCAGGAGGTCGGGGATGTGGAAGAGGCCGTGGAGCCGTCCTTGGAAGCCCCACCTCAGCAGGTGCAGCTGGAGCAGATCCAGGCGCAGCAGCGGTCGCAGCTGGAGCAGCTGAAGGTGCAGCAGACGCAGCAGATCAACGCGCTGCAGCTGGCACAGCAGCAGGCCCTGCAGCAGCTGCTCCTACAGCAGAACCAGCAGAATCTGCAGAAACACCGCTCACTGCAGAGGAAGAAGAAGTCCCACAAGCAACAGctcaagcagcagcagcagcagcaacagctaCTGTCCCAACAACCACAGCAGATACAATCAAAGAACCAACAGCTGTTACAGTCAAAGCATCAACAACAGCAGATATTGCaggcacaacaacaacaacagcagataTTGCaggcacaacaacaacaacagctgaaGTCACAACAG GTGTCTCAGATGTTCCTCAATCTGCAGTCGAGCTCCACCACTTCCTTCCCCTTGGATCTCCTCAAGACACACTCCACACCTACCCTGGTGACAGACAGCAACGGCAACCATTTCCTCATCGCACTAACCAATCACCATGCCGAGAGCCAAGGGAGTGATACGCCACAAGGCACTCCACAGGGCAAAGCAACCAATCACATCATACTGCAG AGACTGCAGTCAACTCCCACCAAGCTGCCCAGCCAATCCCCTCTTCAGTTGTCCAACAGTGACACCCAATCAAAACCGAAAACTCAACCAGGCCTTGTGAAACAGCCAACCAGAAAG GGACAGAAGGCGGGGCTGCAGGTGTCAACCAAACACTCCCCAGGGgtcgctctctcattctctgcCCCGCCCAATCTCCAGCCTTTCTTCCCCAATGATGACTCCTCCGCTTCTGAAAAAGacgcctccccctctcctccagctcaaACG GAGGATTTGAGTCCAGGTCTTGACCATGAACCCCTGTTCAGCCCTCCTTCTCCCAAACAgacaccctcccctaacccaccgGATGACAAG GATAATGGATCCACCCAGCATATGGACGACCTCTTCGACATCCTGATTCAGACAGGAG aaATCTCAGCCACCTTCAAACCAGCGCCCGACCCTTCCCTGGCGCGACTGCGCCCCAACACCCCTTCCCCTTCCCACTCTCaggccccctcccctctccagctGCAACTCCACTTCTCGCCCTCCACCCCTCCTGAACCCTCCACCCCCCAGCCAGGcccaggggaggaggaggagctgcagGCACCGGCCACCGTTGATCAGGACGTAAGCAACACAGGAAATGGACGTCTGGAGGACTTCTTGGAGAGCACCACGGGCAAACCCCTCCTGGGTGTGGAGCCTGGCGGTCCCCTGACCCTGATTGACGACCTTCACAGTCAAATGCTGAGCACCCCCAGCATCCTGGACCACACATCCTCGCCCATGGACACCTATGAGCTGTCGGGCTACACGGCCAACCCCCCTGGCCTGGACTTCGGAGACCATGCCCTGGACAGCATGGACTGGCTGGATATCACCATGGGAGGGGCAAGCAACGAGATTGCAGGGCTCGCCCCACTGGGTCCCCTGGGCCCCCACACGCCCCCCAGCGTCTTCTCAGCAGACTTTCTGGACAGTTCAGACCTGCAGCTCCACTGGGACTCCTGCTTATAG